The Styela clava chromosome 11, kaStyClav1.hap1.2, whole genome shotgun sequence genome includes the window AACCTGGTTTCCATTCTACTACTTTTTCGTCTAAAATTATTTTAGGCTAATTTGGCAATAGATTCAGTGCATTCATAGATGAACGTAACATATGGTTAgagttttttatttaaaaaaatattgttagtGCAATTCAATTCACAAGACGCGAGCTATCCATCAAGGCATTTAATAAACAGTTATATCGAATTGATTGCAATATGACAATTTTTCTCCCCACGTTTGCTAGCGGTTTTCGCTGAAAAACGAACGAAAAACTCAGATGACAGCTGAGAAATTTCTTCGCATAAGGGCTCTTGAATCGCAAACCAGATATCATTAAAGATAAGAATTAAGGATCCTGTTGTCGTCCTGCATCTAATTTTCTGATCTGTTTATCTTAGATTAGGAAAGTTGAGGAAATAGAATCGAAATTATTGCAACCTAACCCACGATAAACATATTCAAAGAAACTAGACCATAAAATTATTGATGGGAAAATAACAGAATAGTAACCGGTACCTCGCCCACAGGAATCACCTATCTTGAACAACAAGCAATCATATTTCtcaaatcagtggttcccaactgtTTTTGGCGCATTTCTCTCCTGGCATATTATTAAGCTCCCCTACTACGCATAAAACATATTTGCATTCAATTTTTAACGTGACCTTTGCATGCGATACGTGTAACTAGTTAACTGTCTTTTGTTCATTTTGAATGGTTTATAATGTATGCGTATATGTAATAacaaatacaataataaataattaaaatatattagaaaTACTACACGCAAGCGCAACGTATAAGTTCCTGCCCAGAAACATTCAATTTCCTTTCTGATCAAGAATTCGTCCTTGCTTGACAAACGTTCTCCAAAATACTACTGGCAGTTGTTATTGTGTGAAAATGAGAGAATATTCTTGAAAAAGAAAGAACGTTCTGTATATAGTCACGTGTAAAATCATGTATAAAAACAGCTGAGCTATCTCGCTGTTAGTTACATCGATCGACAAAGTGAGAGAGAGAtataataaaactgaaaatgccGCAAACGGTTATGCCAAAGTACAAAACGTCCTCAGATGGACTTATGATGTCAGAATTTCCTAAGATCAAGCAAACTGCAACGAGAATAGGTATGTAGTTTTCCTTGTTTGGAAATTATGTTCCTGCAATGCAAATGTGAATACTGCTTTGAAGgtctttttttatataatcaCTGTTCGCACCTTCGCGCTTAATGCGAAATAACAAATACTAATAAAGTTTTTGCTTTATATTATTATAGGCGATCCAAATGATGCGACCTACAGATTAGCTAGTTTTTCTTCATATCTCAACGTACCAATACAGCCGAAAATTCTCGCCAAAGCCGGATTTTACTACACGGGACAAGACGATATCACGCGTTGCTTTAGATGTGGATCACGTGTAAGGAACTGGGAGAAAGACGACAATCCCTGTGATTCAAAATATCACGAACAAGACTGTACAATAAATAGACAAAGACCAACAGGTACTACCGCGGTATATTTGtcgttgaaaatataattttagattCACCCCTTTAGATAAGTTTTTGAAATTACgccatattaaatatatataataggcGAATATGGCGTAGATCAGTGTTTggcaaataaatcaaaaaatgcGTAATGCAGGCAATTGAGTATCTTATTATAAGCTAGCCTATGAGGTCATTCATCGCACATGACTGGTGCTATTTTTTAGTATGTTGCGAAATTGTCCTTGGAATGCTAGCCTATTATCAACTGCGTTCCTGGAAGCTTAACATCCGTTGGTACAACTTTACATTTGAATTACTTCCTTGTATTTTAGATATGCCAACCGCTGAGCAACAGTCGGTTTCTGCTACTCGTACACTTTCGTCGAATTCGGGTCAAACGAATACATTGAATGCGATGGAATCGAATGCTCACgaggttattttttattttttgaagccGAGGGAATTTTAGTTTCATTGTGGCGTCATGTTCGATAACCAATGCTATAAGCATAAATGATCATGCGGTCATAACCGAATTTCCGATTCATGTCGAAATCTCAATCACTCTTCCGGGAAATTGTGCAACTGGGAAAATTTTAAATTCgctgtcactaaaatttaatatatttccctattcaattttattgtgttaGTTTCATAAGAAACACATTACAGATTACCCACgcattatataaaatattacggGATTTCATTTTGACTCAAATTTATCCACAGTTCAGTTCGGGTGCGGGAGCAACAAATCAAGAACAATTGTTTGAGACGTTCAATCTGGACCATCCAATAAACCCTCATATGAGAAATGAAGACGTTAGAATGTCTACTTTTCGAGACAGAGGAAACTGGCAAGTTCGGAGAATACATGCAACTCCGGAACAACTTGCAAAAGCAGGCTTTTTCTATTTGGGTAAGCAACATCTTTGAGCCTCGTGCACCGTAATGTTTAAACATAGATAACAATGAATGCATATACAGTATGCTAAACCTGATCATATTTTAGcgatttaaaagaaaatttcaagACGAGAGTTAATAAAATCTTACCTAAGGTTATCGATAATGTCATTTAgtatttggaaaatattttttatttgaacttgCAGGTGAAGAAGATAAAGTGAAGTGTTTTTACTGCAATGGAGGTCTGTGCGATTGGGAATATAACGACGATCCATGGATAGAGCATGCCAAGTGGTATCCCCAGTAAGTTAATAAAGAACATTTTCACAACTTCAATTTCCAAAATGTCAACGAATTCATgtcaatttttactttttctttAAAGTTGTGAGTTTACATTGCATCACAAGGGACCTGCATTTATAACAGATGTAACTTCACAATTTCCAAACTTAAATCGGTCTACAACAACTTCGTACGATATTCCACCTCCTGGAGCACACGTGGTATACCAGAATTACGGAAGTTGGATTCCGCCACGTCGAAATGGATTCTCTCGTTCTCGCGGCGCCGAAATTATGGATCCGAGAGAAGAAGACAAAAAAAGAGAAGTTTTGATAGAATCGGCACTAGGTAGTTCTGAATTAATTAAACAAGCACGTGATATGGGATTCACAAACGAAAAACTTCGAAGAGCATTACAAAAGTAAGTCACAGTTCtgaataaaattgtaatatcAACAATCTTGTACGGTTTCATATTTGAATATCGAAATGAACGTTATGTTAGGAATATTGCgtattggtaaaaaaaaaaaaagagaaattatCGAGATTCGTCAGATCATGTTTTCACTACGAAAAAGTAGTTCTCATTATTTTTTGGAAATGCCATAATGTAggttaaatattttgttttcattccaATAATTTAAAATCTATTCTAGACAATACCAAGTCAAAGAGAGAAATTTTTGCAATATCGACGAAGTACTGGTAACTATTGGCAATTTAGAAGACGAAGAACATGTTTCAACGAGAACAAATCACCCATCCACAAATCAAAATTCAACTAACACAACTCTCATGCCTAGTAATCCTGAAGATCGAGAAAATCGATTAAAACAACTTGAAGAAgagaaaaaatgcaaaatatgtTTAGATGAAGAAGCAAATGTTGTTTTCGTACCATGTGGACATTTATCTACATGTGTATCTTGTGCACAAAGAGTATCAAATTGTCCAATATGCCGGTCGTACGTTCGACAAAAGATCAAAACATACATTTCTTGATAGATTTCTATTAACATTATTGTAATATGTTTCACTTCTtttttatggaaatttatttaaatctaACAGTGTTATATTTAAAACCAGTtttcactgaaaaaaaaaactttttgttaACACAAGTCTCTTTTTTATCAAAtcatattaaaaaattgtagaacgttttgtataatatttaatgtctgtgtaatttttttgcatgggaaatttcaattaaaaatgtGGTCCATTTCCGTCCCTTTTTTcgtcttcaattttatttttatacattgaAACATTTCCATATATACATATGTTCATATATCTGGAGTGACAGtcgaaaatgtaattttattattatttcttttttaattaagTCAACCTCATCTGccatataatttttattttgtatgcaTTCTTGCCGAATAACTGTGTGCAAATTCATCTggataaatgtatattttccgTCCCATTCATATATGTATCCTTTCAAGCCACGGTGAGGTGGGGTTCCGACACTAAAGCATTAAACACTTTAACCCACTGGGCAAATTGTGACACTGTCTAAAAATGAACACAGAACATGTATGCAGCATTGTGAAAAATATAAGacgacaaaatataaaatattttttgcggcaatttattcaaatatgctatgtttggtatcatattttacttttgaaatctatttaataaaagtattttgataAACATTTGCGTTTGTTCAAGTATACTAGGTTAAgcgtttattttaaatttgtaataGGTTTAGTACAACATACGACCATCTATCTATCTATTAGGCAAAACaccatatatataaaatacatacaGTGCTTAAATGGTATATCGGAGTTTCAGTTATGATGGAGACAGCCAAGAAGTACATTCTCAGATATCATATTTGCATGCAATTTCAAATCAGTGACGggtattaaatatattatttctcgcggaaagtttttttttattggcatGGCATGTATCAATGTTACGTAATTGGAAATATACTGTGGAATTTTTCCGAATAATCGCAGTTCAAATACACATGACGTCAAAATCGagtttttgtttaaattgaaTAAAGCATAATATTGTATTGTATAGCCTCTTTTTTGAATAACAAGCCATGCGTTATCAATAGTAGTCTGTACACGAGACCCACGCATGGATTGAAACCTGATACATACAGCTCGTACGTAAGTTGCGTAGGCTTGTAATGGAATTTTTTTGCAAGACAAATAAATGCCAGGAAGATTTGTTTCTATTGAACGCCGTTTAGGAAATATCTCAGTATTATTTCGATATACTCGATAGGTATTATCGAGTTTCTTATGATAAATATATGACATGAGAGTGGTGACTTCAATGCTAAAATACTTTAGTGCggtatagatttatttatataactTTAAAACG containing:
- the LOC120346931 gene encoding baculoviral IAP repeat-containing protein 8-like isoform X2; the protein is MPQTVMPKYKTSSDGLMMSEFPKIKQTATRIGDPNDATYRLASFSSYLNVPIQPKILAKAGFYYTGQDDITRCFRCGSRVRNWEKDDNPCDSKYHEQDCTINRQRPTDMPTAEQQSVSATRTLSSNSGQTNTLNAMESNAHEFSSGAGATNQEQLFETFNLDHPINPHMRNEDVRMSTFRDRGNWQVRRIHATPEQLAKAGFFYLEDKVKCFYCNGGLCDWEYNDDPWIEHAKWYPHCEFTLHHKGPAFITDVTSQFPNLNRSTTTSYDIPPPGAHVVYQNYGSWIPPRRNGFSRSRGAEIMDPREEDKKREVLIESALGSSELIKQARDMGFTNEKLRRALQKQYQVKERNFCNIDEVLVTIGNLEDEEHVSTRTNHPSTNQNSTNTTLMPSNPEDRENRLKQLEEEKKCKICLDEEANVVFVPCGHLSTCVSCAQRVSNCPICRSYVRQKIKTYIS
- the LOC120346931 gene encoding baculoviral IAP repeat-containing protein 8-like isoform X1; amino-acid sequence: MPQTVMPKYKTSSDGLMMSEFPKIKQTATRIGDPNDATYRLASFSSYLNVPIQPKILAKAGFYYTGQDDITRCFRCGSRVRNWEKDDNPCDSKYHEQDCTINRQRPTDMPTAEQQSVSATRTLSSNSGQTNTLNAMESNAHEFSSGAGATNQEQLFETFNLDHPINPHMRNEDVRMSTFRDRGNWQVRRIHATPEQLAKAGFFYLGEEDKVKCFYCNGGLCDWEYNDDPWIEHAKWYPHCEFTLHHKGPAFITDVTSQFPNLNRSTTTSYDIPPPGAHVVYQNYGSWIPPRRNGFSRSRGAEIMDPREEDKKREVLIESALGSSELIKQARDMGFTNEKLRRALQKQYQVKERNFCNIDEVLVTIGNLEDEEHVSTRTNHPSTNQNSTNTTLMPSNPEDRENRLKQLEEEKKCKICLDEEANVVFVPCGHLSTCVSCAQRVSNCPICRSYVRQKIKTYIS